In a genomic window of Callithrix jacchus isolate 240 chromosome 22, calJac240_pri, whole genome shotgun sequence:
- the MCOLN1 gene encoding mucolipin-1 isoform X1 has translation MTAPAGPRGSETERLLTPNPGYGTQVGPLPAPPTPPEEEDLRRRLKYFFMSPCDKFRAKGRKPCKLMLQVVKILVVTVQLILFGLSNQLAVTFREENTIAFRHLFLLGYSDGADDTFAAYTREQLYQAIFHAVDQYLALPDVSLGRYAYVHGRDDPWANGSGLALCQRYYHRGHVDPANDTFDIDPMVVTDCIQVDPPERPPPPPSDDLALLEGSSSYRNLTLKFHKLINVTIHFRLKTINLQSLINNEIPDCYTFSVLITFDNKAHSGRIPISLETQTHIQECKHPSVFRHGDNSFRLLFDVVVILTCALSFLLCARSLLRGFLLQNEFVGFMWRQRGRVISLWERLEFVNGWYILLVTSDVLTISGTIMKIGIEAKNLASYDVCSILLGTSTLLVWVGVIRYLTFFHNYNILIATLRVALPSVMRFCCCVAVIYLGYCFCGWIVLGPYHVKFRSLSMVSECLFSLINGDDMFVTFAAMQAQQGRSSLVWLFSQLYLYSFISLFIYMVLSLFIALITGAYDTIKHPGGAGAEESELQAYIAQCQDTPTSGKFRRGSGSACSLLCCCGRDPSEEHSLLVN, from the exons ATGACAGCCCCGGCGGGTCCGCGCGGCTCAG AGACCGAGCGGCTTCTGACCCCCAACCCTGGGTATGGGACCCAGGTGGGGCCTTTGCCGGCCCCTCCGACACCCCCAGAAGAGGAAGACCTTCGACGTCGTCTCAAATACTTCTTCATGAGTCCGTGCGACAAGTTTCGAGCCAAGGGCCGCAAGCCCTGCAAGCTGATGCTGCAAGTGGTCAAGATCCTGGTGGTCACCGTGCAG CTCATCCTGTTTGGGCTCAGTAATCAGCTGGCTGTGACATTCCGGGAAGAGAACACCATTGCCTTCCGACACCTCTTCCTGCTGGGCTACTCAGACGGGGCTGATGACACCTTCGCAGCCTACACGCGGGAGCAGCTGTACCAGGCCATCTTCCATGCAGTGGACCAG TACCTGGCGTTGCCGGACGTGTCACTGGGCCGGTACGCGTATGTCCATGGCAGGGATGACCCTTGGGCCAATGGCTCAGGGCTTGCTCTCTGCCAGCGGTACTACCACCGAGGCCATGTGGACCCAGCCAATGACACATTTGACATTGACCCGATGGTGGTCACTG ACTGCATCCAGGTGGATCCCCCTGAGCGGCCCCCTCCGCCCCCCAGCGACGATCTCGCCCTCTTGGAAGGCAGCTCCAGTTACAGGAACCTCACGCTTAAATTCCACAA GCTGATCAATGTCACCATCCACTTCCGGCTGAAGACCATTAACCTCCAGAGCCTCATCAACAACGAGATCCCGGACTGTTATACCTTTAGCGTCCTG ATCACATTTGACAACAAGGCGCACAGCGGGCGGATCCCCATCAGCCTAGAGACCCAGACCCACATCCAGGAGTGTAAGCACCCCAGTGTCTTCCGGCACG GAGACAACAGCTTCCGGCTCCTGTTTGACGTGGTCGTCATCCTCACCTGCGCCCTGTCCTTCCTCCTCTGTGCCCGCTCGCTACTTCGAGGCTTCTTGCTGCAGAAC gagtttgtgggGTTCATGTGGCGGCAACGGGGACGGGTCATCAGCCTGTGGGAGCGGCTGGAATTTGTCAATGGCTGGTACATCCTGCTGGTCACCAGCGACGTGCTCACCATCTCAGGCACCATCATGAAGATCGGCATTGAGGCCAAG AACTTGGCGAGCTACGACGTGTGCAGCATCCTCCTGGGCACCTCGACACTGCTGGTGTGGGTGGGCGTGATCCGCTACCTGACCTTCTTCCACAACTACAAT ATCCTTATCGCCACGCTGCGGGTGGCCCTGCCCAGCGTCATGCGCTTCTGCTGCTGTGTGGCTGTCATCTACCTGGGCTACTGCTTCTGTGGCTGGATTGTGCTGGGGCCCTATCACGTGAAG TTCCGCTCACTGTCCATGGTGTCTGAGTGCCTGTTCTCGCTCATCAACGGGGACGACATGTTCGTGACATTCGCCGCCATGCAGGCGCAGCAGGGCCGCAGCAGCCTGGTGTGGCTCTTCTCGCAGCTCTACCTGTACTCCTTCATCAGCCTCTTCATCTACATGGTGCTCAGCCTCTTCATCGCCCTCATCACCGGCGCCTACGACACCATCAAG CATCCCGGCGGTGCAGGTGCAGAGGAGAGTGAGCTCCAGGCCTACATCGCGCAGTGCCAGGACACCCCGACCTCTGGAAAGTTCCGCCGCGGGAGCGGCTCGGCCTGCAGCCTTCTCTGCTGCTGCGGAAG GGACCCCTCGGAGGAGCATTCGCTGCTGGTGAATTGA
- the ZNF358 gene encoding zinc finger protein 358 produces MRRSVLVRNPGHKGLRPVYEEVDSDSEDLDPNPEDLDPVSEDPEPDPEDLNTVSENVDPNYEDLEPISEDLDPDAEALGSEPQDPDPMSSSFDLDPDVIGPVPLVLDPNSDTLSPGDPNVDPISSDLTDTPQVLATSPAVLPAPASPPRPFSCPDCGRAFRRSSGLSQHRRTHSGEKPYRCPDCGKSFSHGATLAQHRGIHTGARPYQCAACGKAFGWRSTLLKHRSSHSGEKPHHCPVCGKAFGHGSLLAQHLRTHGGPRPHKCPVCAKGFGQGSALLKHLRTHTGERPYPCPQCGKAFGQSSALLQHQRTHTAERPYRCPHCGKAFGQSSNLQHHLRIHTGERPYACPHCSKAFGQSSALLQHLHVHSGERPYRCQLCGKAFGQASSLTKHKRVHEGAAAAAAAAAAAAAGLGLAPGLSPASMMRPGQVSLRGPDAVSVLGSGLGLSPGTSSGRSPDPGSGPGTLPDPSSKPLPGSRSTPSPTPVETSEPKPGQDAGPDLVPSPDPDPVPSPDPDPVSHRDPCSPSRGTVSPALPTGESPEGIQEQGALLGPDG; encoded by the coding sequence ATGCGGCGCTCAGTCCTGGTCAGGAACCCCGGCCACAAAGGCCTGAGACCGGTTTATGAAGAGGTCGACTCTGACTCTGAGGACCTGGACCCTAATCCTGAGGATCTGGACCCGGTTTCTGAAGACCCAGAGCCTGATCCAGAAGACCTCAACACTGTCTCGGAAAACGTGGACCCCAACTATGAGGATCTGGAGCCCATCTCGGAGGATCTGGACCCCGACGCCGAAGCTCTGGGCTCGGAACCCCAAGATCCCGACCCCATGTCTTCGAGTTTCGACCTCGATCCAGATGTGATTGGCCCGGTTCCCCTGGTTCTCGATCCTAACAGCGACACCCTCAGCCCCGGCGATCCAAACGTGGACCCCATCTCCTCTGACCTCACTGACACCCCCCAGGTCTTGGCCACCAGCCCCGCGGTGCTCCCCGCCCCCGCCAGCCCTCCCCGACCCTTCTCCTGCCCGGATTGCGGGCGAGCCTTCCGCCGCAGCTCGGGGCTGAGCCAGCATCGCCGCACCCACAGCGGCGAGAAGCCGTACCGCTGCCCCGACTGCGGGAAGTCCTTCAGCCACGGTGCCACCCTGGCGCAGCATCGTGGCATCCACACCGGGGCGCGGCCGTACCAGTGTGCGGCCTGCGGGAAGGCCTTCGGCTGGCGCTCCACGCTGCTGAAACATCGCAGCAGCCACAGCGGGGAGAAGCCGCACCACTGCCCCGTGTGCGGCAAGGCCTTCGGGCATGGCTCGCTCCTGGCGCAGCACCTGCGCACACACGGCGGCCCGCGGCCCCACAAGTGTCCGGTGTGCGCCAAGGGCTTCGGCCAGGGCTCGGCGCTGCTGAAACACCTGCGCACACACACAGGCGAGCGGCCCTACCCGTGCCCGCAGTGCGGCAAGGCCTTCGGGCAGAGCTCGGCGCTACTGCAGCACCAGCGCACGCACACAGCCGAGCGCCCCTATCGCTGTCCGCACTGCGGCAAGGCCTTCGGGCAGAGCTCCAACTTGCAACACCACCTGCGCATCCACACGGGTGAGAGGCCCTACGCCTGCCCGCACTGCTCTAAGGCCTTCGGGCAGAGCTCAGCGCTGCTCCAGCACCTGCACGTGCATTCGGGTGAGCGTCCCTATCGCTGTCAGCTCTGCGGGAAGGCCTTCGGCCAGGCCTCCAGCCTCACCAAGCACAAACGGGTGCATGAGGGCGCGGCCGCTGCTGCCGCTGCAGCCGCAGCAGCTGCGGCAGGCCTGGGCCTCGCGCCTGGCCTCAGCCCTGCATCCATGATGAGGCCGGGGCAGGTCTCCCTCCGGGGTCCTGATGCTGTTTCTGTGCTTGGCTCTGGCTTGGGCCTCAGCCCTGGCACCAGCTCTGGCCGCAGCCCTGACCCCGGCTCTGGGCCGGGCACTCTGCCGGATCCCAGCTCCAAGCCCCTCCCAGGCTCCAGATCCACCCCCAGCCCTACTCCTGTGGAAACGTCTGAACCCAAGCCTGGGCAGGATGCTGGTCCTGACCTTGTGCCCAGCCCAGACCCTGAtcctgtgcccagccctgaccccGACCCTGTGTCCCACCGtgacccctgctctccctctcgTGGCACTGTCAGCCCAGCCCTCCCTACCGGCGAGAGTCCAGAGGGGATACAGGAGCAAGGGGCACTGCTGGGGCCTGATGGCTGA
- the MCOLN1 gene encoding mucolipin-1 isoform X3: MSPCDKFRAKGRKPCKLMLQVVKILVVTVQLILFGLSNQLAVTFREENTIAFRHLFLLGYSDGADDTFAAYTREQLYQAIFHAVDQYLALPDVSLGRYAYVHGRDDPWANGSGLALCQRYYHRGHVDPANDTFDIDPMVVTDCIQVDPPERPPPPPSDDLALLEGSSSYRNLTLKFHKLINVTIHFRLKTINLQSLINNEIPDCYTFSVLITFDNKAHSGRIPISLETQTHIQECKHPSVFRHGDNSFRLLFDVVVILTCALSFLLCARSLLRGFLLQNEFVGFMWRQRGRVISLWERLEFVNGWYILLVTSDVLTISGTIMKIGIEAKNLASYDVCSILLGTSTLLVWVGVIRYLTFFHNYNILIATLRVALPSVMRFCCCVAVIYLGYCFCGWIVLGPYHVKFRSLSMVSECLFSLINGDDMFVTFAAMQAQQGRSSLVWLFSQLYLYSFISLFIYMVLSLFIALITGAYDTIKHPGGAGAEESELQAYIAQCQDTPTSGKFRRGSGSACSLLCCCGRDPSEEHSLLVN, encoded by the exons ATGAGTCCGTGCGACAAGTTTCGAGCCAAGGGCCGCAAGCCCTGCAAGCTGATGCTGCAAGTGGTCAAGATCCTGGTGGTCACCGTGCAG CTCATCCTGTTTGGGCTCAGTAATCAGCTGGCTGTGACATTCCGGGAAGAGAACACCATTGCCTTCCGACACCTCTTCCTGCTGGGCTACTCAGACGGGGCTGATGACACCTTCGCAGCCTACACGCGGGAGCAGCTGTACCAGGCCATCTTCCATGCAGTGGACCAG TACCTGGCGTTGCCGGACGTGTCACTGGGCCGGTACGCGTATGTCCATGGCAGGGATGACCCTTGGGCCAATGGCTCAGGGCTTGCTCTCTGCCAGCGGTACTACCACCGAGGCCATGTGGACCCAGCCAATGACACATTTGACATTGACCCGATGGTGGTCACTG ACTGCATCCAGGTGGATCCCCCTGAGCGGCCCCCTCCGCCCCCCAGCGACGATCTCGCCCTCTTGGAAGGCAGCTCCAGTTACAGGAACCTCACGCTTAAATTCCACAA GCTGATCAATGTCACCATCCACTTCCGGCTGAAGACCATTAACCTCCAGAGCCTCATCAACAACGAGATCCCGGACTGTTATACCTTTAGCGTCCTG ATCACATTTGACAACAAGGCGCACAGCGGGCGGATCCCCATCAGCCTAGAGACCCAGACCCACATCCAGGAGTGTAAGCACCCCAGTGTCTTCCGGCACG GAGACAACAGCTTCCGGCTCCTGTTTGACGTGGTCGTCATCCTCACCTGCGCCCTGTCCTTCCTCCTCTGTGCCCGCTCGCTACTTCGAGGCTTCTTGCTGCAGAAC gagtttgtgggGTTCATGTGGCGGCAACGGGGACGGGTCATCAGCCTGTGGGAGCGGCTGGAATTTGTCAATGGCTGGTACATCCTGCTGGTCACCAGCGACGTGCTCACCATCTCAGGCACCATCATGAAGATCGGCATTGAGGCCAAG AACTTGGCGAGCTACGACGTGTGCAGCATCCTCCTGGGCACCTCGACACTGCTGGTGTGGGTGGGCGTGATCCGCTACCTGACCTTCTTCCACAACTACAAT ATCCTTATCGCCACGCTGCGGGTGGCCCTGCCCAGCGTCATGCGCTTCTGCTGCTGTGTGGCTGTCATCTACCTGGGCTACTGCTTCTGTGGCTGGATTGTGCTGGGGCCCTATCACGTGAAG TTCCGCTCACTGTCCATGGTGTCTGAGTGCCTGTTCTCGCTCATCAACGGGGACGACATGTTCGTGACATTCGCCGCCATGCAGGCGCAGCAGGGCCGCAGCAGCCTGGTGTGGCTCTTCTCGCAGCTCTACCTGTACTCCTTCATCAGCCTCTTCATCTACATGGTGCTCAGCCTCTTCATCGCCCTCATCACCGGCGCCTACGACACCATCAAG CATCCCGGCGGTGCAGGTGCAGAGGAGAGTGAGCTCCAGGCCTACATCGCGCAGTGCCAGGACACCCCGACCTCTGGAAAGTTCCGCCGCGGGAGCGGCTCGGCCTGCAGCCTTCTCTGCTGCTGCGGAAG GGACCCCTCGGAGGAGCATTCGCTGCTGGTGAATTGA
- the MCOLN1 gene encoding mucolipin-1 isoform X2, which yields MTAPAGPRGSETERLLTPNPGYGTQVGPLPAPPTPPEEEDLRRRLKYFFMSPCDKFRAKGRKPCKLMLQVVKILVVTVQLILFGLSNQLAVTFREENTIAFRHLFLLGYSDGADDTFAAYTREQLYQAIFHAVDQYLALPDVSLGRYAYVHGRDDPWANGSGLALCQRYYHRGHVDPANDTFDIDPMVVTDCIQVDPPERPPPPPSDDLALLEGSSSYRNLTLKFHKLINVTIHFRLKTINLQSLINNEIPDCYTFSVLITFDNKAHSGRIPISLETQTHIQECKHPSVFRHGDNSFRLLFDVVVILTCALSFLLCARSLLRGFLLQNEFVGFMWRQRGRVISLWERLEFVNGWYILLVTSDVLTISGTIMKIGIEAKILIATLRVALPSVMRFCCCVAVIYLGYCFCGWIVLGPYHVKFRSLSMVSECLFSLINGDDMFVTFAAMQAQQGRSSLVWLFSQLYLYSFISLFIYMVLSLFIALITGAYDTIKHPGGAGAEESELQAYIAQCQDTPTSGKFRRGSGSACSLLCCCGRDPSEEHSLLVN from the exons ATGACAGCCCCGGCGGGTCCGCGCGGCTCAG AGACCGAGCGGCTTCTGACCCCCAACCCTGGGTATGGGACCCAGGTGGGGCCTTTGCCGGCCCCTCCGACACCCCCAGAAGAGGAAGACCTTCGACGTCGTCTCAAATACTTCTTCATGAGTCCGTGCGACAAGTTTCGAGCCAAGGGCCGCAAGCCCTGCAAGCTGATGCTGCAAGTGGTCAAGATCCTGGTGGTCACCGTGCAG CTCATCCTGTTTGGGCTCAGTAATCAGCTGGCTGTGACATTCCGGGAAGAGAACACCATTGCCTTCCGACACCTCTTCCTGCTGGGCTACTCAGACGGGGCTGATGACACCTTCGCAGCCTACACGCGGGAGCAGCTGTACCAGGCCATCTTCCATGCAGTGGACCAG TACCTGGCGTTGCCGGACGTGTCACTGGGCCGGTACGCGTATGTCCATGGCAGGGATGACCCTTGGGCCAATGGCTCAGGGCTTGCTCTCTGCCAGCGGTACTACCACCGAGGCCATGTGGACCCAGCCAATGACACATTTGACATTGACCCGATGGTGGTCACTG ACTGCATCCAGGTGGATCCCCCTGAGCGGCCCCCTCCGCCCCCCAGCGACGATCTCGCCCTCTTGGAAGGCAGCTCCAGTTACAGGAACCTCACGCTTAAATTCCACAA GCTGATCAATGTCACCATCCACTTCCGGCTGAAGACCATTAACCTCCAGAGCCTCATCAACAACGAGATCCCGGACTGTTATACCTTTAGCGTCCTG ATCACATTTGACAACAAGGCGCACAGCGGGCGGATCCCCATCAGCCTAGAGACCCAGACCCACATCCAGGAGTGTAAGCACCCCAGTGTCTTCCGGCACG GAGACAACAGCTTCCGGCTCCTGTTTGACGTGGTCGTCATCCTCACCTGCGCCCTGTCCTTCCTCCTCTGTGCCCGCTCGCTACTTCGAGGCTTCTTGCTGCAGAAC gagtttgtgggGTTCATGTGGCGGCAACGGGGACGGGTCATCAGCCTGTGGGAGCGGCTGGAATTTGTCAATGGCTGGTACATCCTGCTGGTCACCAGCGACGTGCTCACCATCTCAGGCACCATCATGAAGATCGGCATTGAGGCCAAG ATCCTTATCGCCACGCTGCGGGTGGCCCTGCCCAGCGTCATGCGCTTCTGCTGCTGTGTGGCTGTCATCTACCTGGGCTACTGCTTCTGTGGCTGGATTGTGCTGGGGCCCTATCACGTGAAG TTCCGCTCACTGTCCATGGTGTCTGAGTGCCTGTTCTCGCTCATCAACGGGGACGACATGTTCGTGACATTCGCCGCCATGCAGGCGCAGCAGGGCCGCAGCAGCCTGGTGTGGCTCTTCTCGCAGCTCTACCTGTACTCCTTCATCAGCCTCTTCATCTACATGGTGCTCAGCCTCTTCATCGCCCTCATCACCGGCGCCTACGACACCATCAAG CATCCCGGCGGTGCAGGTGCAGAGGAGAGTGAGCTCCAGGCCTACATCGCGCAGTGCCAGGACACCCCGACCTCTGGAAAGTTCCGCCGCGGGAGCGGCTCGGCCTGCAGCCTTCTCTGCTGCTGCGGAAG GGACCCCTCGGAGGAGCATTCGCTGCTGGTGAATTGA